Proteins found in one Populus alba chromosome 14, ASM523922v2, whole genome shotgun sequence genomic segment:
- the LOC118041673 gene encoding multiple C2 domain and transmembrane region protein 7-like has translation MNNLKLGVEVVGAHDLMPKDGQGSANTFVELRFDHQKFRTSIKDKDLSPVWNESFYFNISDPNKLSNLSLEAIVYHHNRENSSQSILGKVRLTGTSFVPYSDAVVLHYPLEKQGILSRVKGELGLKVFVTDGPSIRSSNPLPATESSLFSDSRAAQSQASEQQIPNVAQKLLSNNKSESRQTFHHLPNPSQSQKQQHVPPAATQPPMDYGIHEMKSEPQAPRVVRMFSGSSAQPVDYALKETSPFLGGGQVVGGRVIRGDRPSSSYDLVEQMKYLYVRVVKAQDLPTMDVTGSLDPYVEVKVGNYKGITKHFEKNKNPEWNEVFAFAGDRLQSSVLEVMVKDKDLVKDDFVGIVRFDRNEVPTRVPPDSPLAPEWYRLEDKKGEKIKGELMLAVWYGTQADEAFPDAWHSDAISPDNSSLISTLIRSKVYHSPRLWYVRVKVIEAQDLVVSDKNRFPDAYVKVQIGNQVLKTKIAQSRTMNPVWNEELMFVAAEPFDDHLILVVEDRTGPNKDESIGKVVIPLNSIEKRADDHFIRSRWFGLEKSMSAAMDEHQVKKDKFSSRLHLQVVLDGGYHVLDESTHYSSDLRPTAKQLWKPPIGVLELGVLNAVGLHPMKTREGKGTSDTYCVAKYGQKWIRTRTIINSLSPKYNEQYTWEVFDPATVLIVGVFDNNQLGGSNDNKDTKIGKVRIRLSTLETGRVYTHSYPLLVLQPSGVKKMGELHLAIRFSNTSFTNMVFQYSRPLLPKMHYVRPLTVMQQDMLRHQAVNVVAARLGRSEPPLRKEVIEYISDADSHLWSMRRSKANFFRLMSVFSGLLSVGKWFSEVCMWKNPITTVLVQILFVMLLYFPELILPTAFLYMFLIGVWNYRFRPRYPPHMNTRISHADAVNPDELDEEFDTFPSRRSPEIVRFRYDRLRSVAGRIQTVVGDVATQGERVQALLSWRDPRATTIFLIFCLVVAIVLYATPFQVLALLGGFYFMRHPRFRHKTPSAPINFFRRLPARTDSML, from the coding sequence ATGAATAATCTCAAGCTGGGAGTGGAGGTAGTGGGCGCCCATGACCTTATGCCCAAAGATGGGCAGGGCTCAGCCAATACTTTTGTTGAGCTTCGTTTTGACCATCAGAAATTTCGTACTTCTATTAAAGACAAAGATCTCAGTCCTGTTTGGAATGAAAGCTTCTACTTCAACATCTCTGATCCAAACAAACTTTCTAACCTCAGTCTCGAGGCCATCGTCTACCACCATAACAGAGAGAACAGCTCCCAATCCATCCTTGGAAAAGTTCGTCTCACTGGGACATCTTTTGTACCCTACTCGGATGCTGTGGTTTTGCACTACCCACTTGAAAAACAAGGCATTTTATCTCGTGTCAAAGGAGAGCTTGGTTTGAAAGTATTTGTTACGGATGGTCCTTCTATAAGATCCTCAAACCCACTCCCTGCTACGGAATCTTCTCTGTTTTCAGACTCTCGTGCTGCCCAAAGTCAAGCTTCAGAACAACAGATTCCAAATGTGGCCCAAAAACTGTTATCTAACAACAAATCTGAGTCAAGGCAAACGTTTCATCACCTTCCAAACCCTAGTCAGTCACAGAAACAGCAGCATGTTCCACCCGCAGCAACTCAGCCACCAATGGATTATGGGATTCACGAGATGAAATCTGAACCTCAAGCTCCAAGAGTTGTTCGCATGTTCTCAGGCTCATCAGCACAACCTGTCGATTACGCACTTAAAGAGACTAGTCCTTTTCTTGGAGGGGGGCAAGTAGTCGGAGGGCGAGTCATACGTGGAGATAGACCTTCCAGCAGCTATGATCTTGTTGAACAAATGAAGTACCTTTATGTGCGAGTTGTGAAGGCTCAAGACCTTCCTACCATGGATGTGACTGGGAGccttgatccatatgttgaaGTAAAAGTTGGGAATTATAAAGGAATCACGAAACACTTTGAGAAGAACAAAAACCCTGAGTGGAATGAGGTGTTCGCCTTTGCAGGTGATAGATTGCAGTCATCTGTATTGGAAGTCATGGTCAAGGATAAGGATCTGGTTAAGGATGACTTTGTTGGGATTGTAAGGTTTGACAGGAATGAGGTTCCTACTAGGGTTCCACCTGATAGTCCATTGGCTCCAGAATGGTATCGGCTTGAAGAcaagaaaggagagaaaataaaaggggaACTGATGCTCGCTGTCTGGTATGGTACTCAAGCTGATGAGGCATTCCCTGATGCTTGGCACTCAGATGCAATTTCGCCTGATAATTCTTCCTTAATCTCTACACTCATCCGCTCTAAAGTATATCATTCTCCAAGACTCTGGTATGTCCGTGTTAAGGTGATTGAGGCTCAAGACCTAGTGGTATCTGACAAGAATCGTTTTCCAGATGCTTATGTTAAGGTACAGATTGGTAACCAGGTTTTGAAGACAAAGATTGCTCAGAGTCGGACAATGAATCCAGTGTGGAATGAGGAGCTAATGTTTGTTGCTGCTGAACCCTTTGATGATCATCTGATCCTTGTGGTTGAAGACCGCACTGGGCCTAACAAAGATGAGAGCATAGGGAAGGTTGTTATACCATTGAACTCCATTGAGAAGCGCGCTGATGATCACTTTATTCGTAGTCGGTGGTTTGGCCTTGAAAAGTCCATGTCAGCTGCCATGGATGAGCATCAGGTGAAGAAGGATAAGTTTTCTAGTAGACTCCATCTGCAAGTTGTGCTTGATGGAGGGTACCATGTGCTTGACGAGTCAACTCACTACAGCAGTGATCTTCGACCAACAGCAAAGCAGCTTTGGAAGCCACCAATAGGTGTTTTGGAGCTTGGGGTTTTAAATGCTGTAGGGCTCCACCCAATGAAAACAAGAGAGGGGAAGGGTACCTCAGATACATACTGCGTGGCAAAGTATGGTCAGAAATGGATTCGGACTCGAACCATAATCAACAGCCTCAGCCCAAAATACAACGAGCAGTACACATGGGAGGTTTTTGATCCTGCAACAGTTCTCATTGTAGGGGTTTTCGATAACAACCAGCTTGGTGGTTCCAATGATAATAAAGACACAAAAATTGGCAAGGTTCGGATTCGACTCTCTACCCTTGAAACTGGTCGTGTTTATACACATTCATACCCGCTGCTAGTCCTTCAACCTTCTGGTGTCAAGAAGATGGGCGAGTTACATCTAGCCATAAGATTCTCCAACACATCATTCACAAACATGGTGTTTCAATACTCACGACCACTTTTGCCAAAGATGCACTATGTAAGGCCATTGACTGTAATGCAGCAGGACATGCTACGTCATCAGGCTGTCAATGTAGTAGCAGCTCGTCTTGGTCGGTCTGAACCTCCTCTTAGGAAAGAAGTCATAGAATACATATCTGATGCAGACTCGCATCTTTGGAGCATGAGGCGCAGCAAGGCAAACTTCTTCAGGCTGATGTCAGTTTTCTCGGGATTACTTTCTGTAGGAAAATGGTTCAGTGAAGTTTGCATGTGGAAGAATCCCATCACTACAGTTCTAGTACAAATCCTCTTTGTTATGCTTCTCTATTTTCCAGAACTGATTTTGCCAACTGCGTTTCTATACATGTTTCTGATAGGGGTTTGGAATTATCGTTTCCGACCACGTTACCCTCCTCACATGAACACAAGAATTTCTCATGCAGATGCAGTGAATCCTGATGAGCTTGATGAGGAATTCGACACATTTCCATCAAGACGGAGCCCAGAGATAGTTCGTTTTAGGTATGATCGACTGAGGAGTGTGGCTGGGAGGATCCAGACTGTTGTGGGTGATGTGGCTACCCAAGGAGAGCGGGTTCAAGCGCTACTAAGCTGGAGGGATCCTCGCGCCACAACTATCTTCTTGATTTTCTGTCTAGTGGTTGCCATAGTGTTGTATGCAACACCTTTTCAGGTGCTTGCTCTTCTTGGGGGGTTTTACTTTATGAGGCATCCTAGGTTTCGTCACAAGACTCCATCAGCACCAATTAATTTCTTCCGTCGTCTGCCGGCGAGGACAGATAGTATGTTGTGA
- the LOC118041674 gene encoding putative ripening-related protein 1, which produces MQARISCPANSFKAITDLQKSERMKAFSMKNSVFLLAILVLTYTLHIEAQQCHPSGQIMGTNPPPDQCNQENDSDCCKNGKYHTTYICSPPASSSTKATLTLNSFQKGGDGGAPSECDNQYHSDDTPVVALSTGWYGNGNRCLTYINIHGNGTSVKAKVVDECDSTMGCDSDHDYQPPCPNNIVDASKAVWTALGVHESDWGEMDIYWSDADPIPVALSFFLWHLVDAHPILCNRYIVC; this is translated from the coding sequence ATGCAGGCTAGGATATCCTGTCCAGCAAACTCATTTAAGGCAATAACAGATCTACAGAAGAGTGAGAGAATGAAGGCTTTTAGCATGAAAAACTCTGTTTTTCTCCTAGCCATTCTCGTCTTAACCTATACTTTACACATTGAAGCTCAGCAATGCCATCCAAGCGGCCAAATCATGGGAACGAATCCTCCTCCGGACCAATGTAACCAAGAGAATGATTCGGACTGTTGCAAAAACGGCAAGTACCACACAACCTACATATGTTCACCGCCGGCGTCCAGCAGCACAAAAGCAACCCTTACCCTGAACAGCTTTCAGAAGGGTGGGGATGGAGGTGCACCATCGGAGTGTGACAATCAATACCACTCCGATGACACACCTGTGGTGGCGCTTTCAACTGGATGGTATGGCAACGGGAATAGATGCTTAACCTACATAAATATCCATGGTAATGGAACGAGTGTTAAGGCCAAGGTAGTTGATGAATGCGACTCTACAATGGGATGTGATTCTGACCATGATTATCAGCCTCCTTGTCCTAACAACATTGTGGATGCTTCGAAAGCTGTTTGGACAGCATTGGGAGTTCATGAAAGCGACTGGGGTGAAATGGATATTTACTGGTCTGATGCTGATCCGATACCGGTggctctctcattttttttgtgGCATCTGGTTGATGCACACCCTATACTATGTAACCGCTACATTGTGTGTTAA